NNNNNNNNNNNNNNNNNNNNNNNNNNNNNNNNNNNNNNNNNNNNNNNNNNNNNNNNNNNNNNNNNNNNNNNNNNNNNNNNNNNNNNNNNNNNNNNNNNNNNNNNNNNNNNNNNNNNNNNNNNNNNNNNNNNNNNNNNNNNNNNNNNNNNNNNNNNNNNNNNNNNNNNNNNNNNNTCCCatattaattatcaaataagttttaatttcatcatggaatatttttttaatcacgtAGATATTGTGcagacttttaaaaattgcagcCTTTATCCCACTgagaaattatttcatttcgGATAAAGTCCAAATTTATCCAAGTAGCAAAGGTATTGTTCTCTTGTTGATTAGACAAAAATAAATCTCATATGCATTATGCTGCATGTATGGGACATATAGAtgcatgtatgtaaattaaTGAACCTATTTTTTGCTCTTATGATATCAAGAACAATATCACCCGTTACCACCATGCacggatccagaatttttttaggcgtggggtggggtggggtgggggggttGGTTTCGACGGATAATTCTGTTTGCCGGGGGGGGactattttttggatttttattatgtgaattcattaaggtatctcactactcatgttttgatttcattgcgcagatgatcattatatttaaaatgaatatgattttatttatttaatgatcacagatagattattatttcataattacacaacattcataaagaaaatccatttgagttcaagaaacaaacaagttttttggggaactattttttcgtgcggaaggtttttagacgaaaatgacagaaacaagcaattttatgaattttcaatatacttttctttttattatactttattcgttattcacatttttaacatttgataggtttgtaacatattttataggttctgtgtgacatgtacaaaatcaaatcttgggaatgtgatagccgtttagcataaaatcatgcatatatatagaacatgtctgaatttttaaagccaaattttgcgagaattttacctttgaagccctatatctaaaatttgacatcactgacccccatgttatattatgtcaaaatgatactgaatacatatttaggcaaactggattaatcttataaaattcttgatattcaagaagttttcatttcaaatcaaattgtaactattatagaaattgtctattttaagtgcaaaaaggtcacaaaaaaatttatgcagctttgtacaattttttttcgtaatccctctattcagtgtgaccattgtgcataattaaaaacaatatttgaagaaataagtttgcttaatcaaaaatactgacaacaaaccctaatcaggatgaaattgcattttaggtgcaaaaaggtcaaattaaaggggccataactcagagggatggatactgattccccattatctttgtattttttaagtttgttttgtctacagatttcaatgatatacttctcaagaaaatcttgatacaacaacattgaggagtgggataccttaagcTTAATTTTCCATACCCGCTACCCGTTTAGATCCGCGTATAAGCTTCTGACAACtgcgcgggggtgttaaggaagcatatggattctgagttacatgtaatttcgtgatatcacaaatcttagttattatgtacatattcaattatctaagcaacgaaacgtagaccaatagcaaataaaaatactgaagtcaattttttttctcagaaattagtttgtattacgtagatttatacattgatgacgtcatgactaaaagttgaatgtcgtgtgaatttgataggaaagcattgtaaatatattcaaaacataactaatctaagaactctaataaagtattgcaGTGTGATTTATCgggaattgaacataagaatactgggggagatgttagttttatcaatcattcgctaaaaggtatgtaaatttgcttttatttctcggccaggctttcctctgtcgttgtttacgatataaaaatccgactagaacaacactaccccgcatatattgaactttgaattttatatgtatcgttagtttgatcaatgcttaaaatgaaaagtgctgctagaatcccatgttgtgtgttgttttgatgcaacttgccgttttccgtgcaaactttataaaagttgggaaggttttacgagaactggatgaataactattgaattaagaaaaacataggattctagcagcagttttgattaaactgagatggtttgccttcacttggtatgtttattttattttggaaaccgcggggtagtgttgttctatctcattttatgttaaggaatatacgtatgctatttatagttgtcacgtgataatgcaccaatgtggcagtaatgtactacccgattttattgcacttgCATCTATttcaaaggataatactaagtttttgatcgtattcaaaatagttatttaatttcacggttttgaatataacagtcaaaataagacgctaaattgcccatatgcttccttaacacccccgcgtgaCCTCCTAGCTATCACAGAGAATATTATTGGAACAAATCAAAAGTCCTTGGTATATACAGATGTTTACTTACTGAGAACAGGACACCAagtgtataaacaaaaaaaatactgcCGAAtagttttgaattctttaaaacaaCACTTTGATTGATGCCATAACAATCTATTGATGAAGAAAGTCAAAAGAATTCTTTgaagaaatatatttctttaaaattttgctttgaTCGATAAATCTAAGATAAATCATAGTCTTGCATcattatattttgttgataaataaaaatatgtgctTTGAATTCTTATAATATGAATAGTGATATAATCAGTACAGGGAATGCATGATCAAGATGCGCCAATTAATCACGCATTAACAATAAAGTAAGCATATCTTTTCTAGTTTTATGTTATGCAATAATTCTATGTGAACAATTTTCTGatacaaacatttgttttttgaGTTCATTTGGCCATTTTACGAAAATGCTGCCATTGCGCatgttttctaatttttaaatatatgtacgtCATGCACGGATAAAGTAGGGTGGGGGTCGAAcagtcccgaccccccccccacccccttgaaaattcaaatttcttgaaATTGCATAGCAAAGTTACCGAAAATACTTTCTACTTAATGCGACTTATTTTGTGTAATTGAGCTATCTGGTACATATTACATATTCATGCAATTTTGACACTcgtcaataaataaaataaataaaaaaatatgagacAAATGCATGTGCGAATTGCAGTACGATATCtatgtattcaatatttcgaaggtgtgtaaatatttttgcatGCACGAATTCAAAGCAACGTGATGAactacataggcgtcggaaccggggggggggggggagcttgGGGggattagccccccccccccccccctcctgatttttttttgcaaacctAGGCATAAATGTAaccataacccccccccccccttttttttttttgctttttaagatttttaggATTTTTGAAAGGTctagccaccccccccccccccacacacacacactttcaatttgcttccaacgctgctgaactacatgtattattaaaatatatttacttttacaatTGTATCAGAAAAATGTCACCTGCTGTGGAGTTCCACGTCTGTTGACAGTTGGTTCCGTTCGGATATGTGGAACCATTTTGTGATTCAATTTTGCCGCTAGATAGTTCTTTTACAGTTAAGTTGGAGCAAGTTCCGTCAACATTGACAACATGATAGAGTTGGGCCGCACCAGCAACAAGTGTGAGTATATGAACAGCAAGTAAGAGCAAAAACACATCTCTCGAGACTACGGCGGCCATTATAATTCTATCAGCGTTGTTTGAAGCAGGAAAACGTCAACGTCAAAATTATTATGACGTAACGAACGTTATGCTAAGTAATAGcggcaaaattcttttttttcaacccCAGTCATATGCTTACATTTTTCTTACCTTCGTCTATTTGACTTTCCTAGATTAATTTACTCcatatttgttgtattttataTCCCAAATGTCTCcgattttttatgtatgcaaCATTCGTAGtgaaatatttatgaatatcattCCGGATCATATATACAAGTTCAACTTTGAATTTAGGATTTTATGATATAATGCGCATGTCAAGTAATGGCAGCCCCCACATGAAAAGAGCATGGGAGAAGATAATCTAACTGTGGTTAACGTATCAGGCTCCAGTATCGTTAAATACAAGCCTGTGTTCTCTGCAGATTCAAAGTAAGTACCTCTTTGTTTCGATAGCTGTATTTGATTGTCAAATGTGAACAAAAATCGTAAGTTAACAAAAAAACTTTGTGgaagtttttgtaaataaatatccTCAGAAATGTCATGTGCTTCACAGTTAAAAATATGCAAACATGTTAAATGTATGTTCTATTTTAATAGATGCTTGTTCGTTTTGTCTGGAAAAAACATCAAGGTATACAATGTTAACAGCGGAGAATGTATGCACTACTTAATCGGTCATTATGACGAAGTCACGGGCGCCTTGGTCAACCCAAAGAATAAACTTCAGGTATATTAAGTTCCGTGTTTTTTTCGCGAATGTTCATATCGatcatttgttgttgtttttttttacaagacccccccccccctaaataaAATCAAGGAACCATAAGTAGTATGTTATCAGAATTTGTATGgagttaaaaattgaaaacattgataaaaaataaataggatatacatgtatatcctatagTCTATCCCTTGGTATTTATGCCACtcattttcttattattttctatttataaatacctctgggttaaaacaatgttcattctgttgtTCAAAAGTATGAACATATCCCACTATTTCCCCTTTGATATGCCCCCACTAGCTTGtaaggtttcaatacacagctaataataaaaagtcgaaggggattttgcattgcagaaGAGATGAAACCCTCAGTTACAAATGTAATAACATTGAAAGACTGTGAGGTATTTTGAGTGACTtctgaatggagaaaaaaatgtaaacatttctcatTAAAAATCTCTGTtagaaatctgtttttgtttctgtgaatttttccgagagAACAATGATAAtgtttcaatgaagatatcttggaaatattccctttcatctgtttcaattgcacttctttcacatgAATGCACATTgtgtatttattaattatagTCCAAATGATCTGCATAGATATCTTGAAACAGACTATAATAGTAGCTTTAAAACTCAGAAATTGTTTGTGACAGTGTAGGGTGCAAGCAAGGTTTGCATAAATCTACAGAACGAAAATAATGAGTGGTTGCTAAAAATAATGTGAATAgaagtaataagaaatcatcTTTGAATATTGTGAGGTGATATAATAATCGGGGCGAGATCAAATCTTTCATAAAGCCCTTCTGGCtgtattggatttgatcatgcccgaACCAGTATTATCACCTCATaaccttattccttaaataagattgtaaagaatattcttaatattgtagataaaaattttgacataaatcattgctttgttttttctttcaatagCTCTTTAGCTCCTCCTTAGATGAGACCATTATACTTTGGGACTCTGCAGATGGAGTTATTTTGAAGGTATGAATAGTGAGTTAGGATATATCCCTGTAATCCTGAACAATATGTTTTAGTAAGCAGTATTTGTGGCATATTTTGTGCATTAagttttcaccaaaaaaaattggtatgTTAATAATAAAGCCAATATATTGAGTGGACtgaaatcccccccccccaaaaaaaaattgtatatggTAGCCTTTTAGATTTTATGCTGTATGTTATATTAGGCTTAGTTTGAATCATATAAGAATACAATCATGTAAGAATCATATTTtggttaaaagaaaaatcaggaaaattgtTCCTTCTTTTTACAGCGTTACTCCCTCCATGCTCCAATATACGGCCTCATTGGGTTTACAAAAGATGAAAGTAATATTTATGTCATGGTTCGTTGGTATCCGAAAGGAGTAGATGACAAGATTCCTACACAGGGTTTGTgtgattttattgttatttcaaGTGATAGACAGACAATATTTTCTCATAAGGCCTTAAATTGATATGTGGATTGTATTGTTTTCCATGTGATTGGGAACACAGTATTAAATTAATTGAACTTTTCTATCATTTTCATTATATCACCAAATAATAGAATTGGGCCCCATGAGATCTTGATCAAGCACAATTCGACTTATCCTTATGCTGAATTTAATTTGAATGTAATTTGTGTCCAGATCATGATATCAGTGAATACGACCCTAAAACTGGATCACTTACTATGCGACtgaagaaagttttaaagagaagaCTCGTTGATGTAGGGGCAAaggtaattcttttttttttttatcccagcAAACGACTTatgaaaaaatccatattttagaAGTAAACATGGATATTTTCATCTGTCAATTACTACACCAAAGCAAAGTGTAATCAGTTAGCATTTACTTAAAGACATTACttccttgatatcaaaaatatgCATGTTACATGTAGTAAGGGAATTCactcttaaaaacaaatattttcttctCTGACACATATGTAGTGAAAAGTACTACTAAGTGacgttattgtttaaaattgccATACagtgtgaaattttttttgtatcctattaaaaaatgataatatacaCGGTTATAAAAGTTCTAATTTATTTTGCAGGGAAGATATCTTGTGGAAGGCAGGAAGAAAAAAGTAATTGTTTATGACTGCAAGACTTCAGAAATTATCATGTAAGTATTATCAACCTAACAAAATGATCCTGTAGaattaaggtaaggtttgcggcttgcattttttagaggttgtaccaaaactacataccattttgttcactatactaaagtcttttttctcataaaattcaaatgaattttgccgtcccgttttataactacaaaaggtcaaagtttatgatttccaattttcattttgatgaaatgtaaacaatttcgtgaaaatacTACATTTTACATGTGACTATTATgggggttatttatgcttaaaatgttcgaaaataatatcactattaatatcatgatacacttttattaatttctgatgaactatctaaaaatagaataaaatgcaacaaaagtcttaattttggactaatattatgtaaacgaaaacatcttatttgaaacctttccaagtccagcgatttcaggaaaaacgtatcttagaatatgtgtaatctgatgtttctaaaacactattcaaaaccatatgatgcggatttcgttttcatggaaattgataaaatgcttgtgtcctcttattttttcattgaaactaaaaaaaacccgcaaaataaaaaaaaatgaaatcaattatgacgtcatataaatttttacgtcataactgaaataaatggtagttggtgttacgtcacaatgaaaatgtgtgagttatctccctgtaaccgcaaaccttaccttatgTATATCACagaattgtttatttaacagAGACCGTAGATTCTTAAGAGACTATATTTCAATGGCAGAACATCTATTTAAATATGTGATGATAATTGTTTTAGTGTATATTGTATATCAGTATCTAGACCAGTTATTGTTTTGAGTGGTCTGGTTTTAACTAAGATAGAAAATTCCctgttaaaactatttttacttTCCAAGTAGTGAATGatctaaattaaaaacaatcagcaatcatatataccggtatacatttttataacgTTCTACAAATTGTGTGTATATGTCCACTAATGTTTTTAATCTATCTTTTAGGCATGGTTTAAAAGACGACTTTGACAAAGAAATCTCTTGTGTAGCATGTCACCCAACAGAAGACAGTTTTGTTACAGGGTGTGATAATGGCAAGATTATTTACTGGTAAGTCTATCTCTATTTAGAAACAAAGTAGGATAATCTACTGGTTAATCTTAATTGAGATACATGGCAAAATTATCTACTGGTAAGTCTGTATTAAGATATAGGGCAAAAATGTCTACTGGTAAGATTTGTAAGCCATGTTGGCTCATCATCATGTTCTGTTATTGCTATTAATAGCCTGTTACAAGCATTTAactttgttattaattaatggTTTTGTCTGATATTGATATAAGGATGTCCATCTActgtaatttattattttttttaggtgGAATTTCTTGACTAGGAATGGGGTGGTGAAGTCGACGTACAGCTGGCACGCACTTCCTGTGTTGGACGTACATTTCACAGCCGAAGGTAAGGAGTGGTCTATATAAATATTATGGGAATAATTAAGAAAACATTAGAAGGCTttcaatggggggggggggcaaaaggtgattttatttttatagcaCATCAGCGATCAGAATTTCAGGTTAAAAAATGAAGCGTTGGGAAACATTCACAAACAATCTTCTTCAAAAGTTaacttcatatttattaaaagcCCAGATATTGTTTtcagttttaagaaaattgGTAACAAAGCTGTTTAATGGACATGTCACATTTCACAACGAACATGGAGAAAGTTGAGATTTAAGAAATtgaattaatcaataaaatagcTTCATGCATGAAGCAAAGGTATTCAACAAGTGAAAAATCCTCAAATTACatgaatttttgtcaaaatttcagGTTCACAGTTGCTTAGTGGAGGGCATGAATGTGTTTTGGTGAAATGGAAATACAATTCTAAGGAGAGAGAATACCTGCCTCGTCTGAGGGCCCCTATTGATCATGTGATCTGTTCCCCTGACAACCAGATATTTGTCACCTGTCACCAAGACAACTGTAGGTTACTAGTAGCTGTCATATCTTTCCTTTCATTCTTTCTTGCAGTTATTCaggataaattttatatttagatttagTTGAATTATAAGTCATTCGACAttgcttctctctctctctctctctctctctctctctctctctctccagatTATCTAGTACTATAATTGTACATTGTTCACTTTGAATTTCAAAGAATTCTAagcattatttaatatttaagttACTCTGGAGATACAAATTTTATACATGATCACAACAATTGCATGAACTCTTGTATCCacatattttatacaatttttttttaattactttattaAAATTTGGACAGGTGTGAACTTAATCTCCAACACCTTTGAGTTGCTGAACGTGATTGACGGTCTGTCCCTGTGTCACCTGCAGTCTCAGGTGTTGGTCAGGAGGTCGGTCCGTCTGTTGTACGACCCCCGGACCAAGGCCCTGGTCACCAACGGAAGGGTGGGGCACCTACAGTTCTATTCCATAGAGGCTGACAGACAACTCTACAATGTAAGTTGGCTGCCGTGCAATACATCACCATCATAACTCATGGATTTCTTTAATGTATAtggttattattttcaaaatacctTTTATGTTTCCATGAAATTCATCGACTTAAAACTCTCTATACTTTGAAATGTATTAATCTGTTTTATAGATGTACATTGCAAGTGAGATATACACTTACACTTCACTTTTTGTTATTTagtatttaattcaaataaatgatatattgttttgtagcTTGACATTGTACAAGAGAATTACACATCACCTGAGGACCTTTCTAAGCCGCTCTACCCCACAGAGGTCACAAACGCAGCCTTCAGTAGTCATGGTGACTGGTTAGCAACAGTCGATATGTGGGACGATGGGGTCATGACCCCAGACATACAACTCAAATTCTGGAAGTACCAGGTCGAATCACAAGAGTAAGTCTTAGTTGTGGGGGAAAAAAGTGTAGATTTCAGTTAATACCCAagacatatagaaaaaaaaactgtttaaaaacttttattattcTGATCAATTTGCTGGTATGAACTGGCTTGCTGCTATTGATTTTTTGCGGCCAAGCTCGAGTAAATAAGCTTAGAATTCCAAAAGATATAAGAGATGcttcaaaaaaatttttttttctgaccaaACCTAAGTAGATATTTTTAGAGACTCAATTGGTAAACCAGgtgctttaaaagaaaagaaaaatcttaGAGTCATATTTTCTAACTTTTGCTACTAGGCCCAAGTAGATAAACCTTGTGATCCAAAAGATATCTAGATGTTCTATAAATCAAGTTGTATCATTTGTAGGTATGCCCTCAATACAGTTGTCCATTACCCTCATGACAAGAAGGTAGTGGATCTTAAGTTCCGTCCCCATGGCGACGACCTGGATGTAGTTCATAGTGTGGTGACCTCAAGTGTGGATTGGAAATTTAAAACCTGGACACTTGTTGATGACACAGATATTTACAGTGAGTTAAACCAGTGATAATTTACAGTTTTAACATGAGTACAATTGTtggtcttttaaaaattcattatttatacaatatttaattaaaaaaaaaattgaacagtaGTCTAAATACTAATACTGTTGACTGAAAGAacttcaaagaaaaaatcaaattacaaaCTTTCTAGAGTTCAAATTTGTTGTGAAATTAATAGAAGACACAAAAAGCaagttacatttgattaaaattagaacAGAGCAAAGAAGGTTCTTAATTAaatgtgaggaattaatatccctGTAAAATTGTGAGAACCACCTTttgtggattttaaaatctcgctatTATTTTCTGAGTGTTGAGAACTAAAAGAAATTAGGAGAAAACCTCTGCATTCGCGGTTTTATATTCtcacaatttgatacaaaacagcaggattcagaattaagtactcgcttAATATAAGAAATTTACAGCAGTTTTTGTAGTTTGTGTATTTACTTTATCATTTAGCATGCATATGTCCATGTACACTTTACTTAATCATACTGAATTCTCTTCCCTACAGGAAAGAACAGTAAGTGGGTGTGTGACAGTGTGGGGTACTACAGGGACCGCCCCGCGGGTCCCCTGGGGTTCTCCGAGGACGGGTCACTGCTGGGGGTGGGGTTCTCCTCGACCCTCACCGTGTGGGACTCGGACACAAACGTCCTCAGACACTGCTTCCTGACACAGTCCAATTCCTCAAACATCAAGTAAGTACCCTCTTACAGGTAAACACACATTCAGTTTACTTAAGGTTTGTCAGGTAAAGCATTTTTTGATAGGATGCAGCATTTATTTGGTCACAATGTTAAAATGAAGTTACTTTGAGCATTACTTGGTCAGCTTGATAAATCAGAGGCACGTTTAGCAGAGCGGATGCTCACAAGCACCTGTAAACATATGTATGAGAGGGAGTTTTTGCGAGCACTCAACATGCCTCTGAACTCCCCATCTCTGTATTAAACAGAAGCCATTTGTTCAAAACAGATccattgaaatacatgtacctgtacaaTACCATTGTAAGAgttttaaagttattataaGTAACATATTGGTTTTTGATTTTGCAGACACTGTGAATTTGGACACCATTCCTGTTGCCACCTGTTGGTCAGTCTGTCCTCAGATTTATTGTGCGTCTGGAATCTTCTCACCTGTGCAggtaagaattgttttagtcATAGATGTCCAAATTTATGTACTTTGTTGCTTTtagtgaaaattttcaaaaaaaaacccaaaataaataaaaaaaaaaactgatatgaattgtaaaactaaaaaaaaatcaaatttgatataaagCGGGATTTCTTAAAGAAGGTGATTTTTGTCCAGTTCCagcaaaaaattaattcaccattacacattttacacaaaaatccCGTAGTTCTCGGCACATTCTATTATTTGCtatatttcatgcatttttaaaacgaattttaaatttgaatttattacaGTTTACTCTTTTAACTGGAAACTTCACGGTTAAACAACGTTCGgatgttgcaaaattcaaagcaTGTTTCAAATGCAAATGTACTTTCAACTTCTTTGCAGTGGTTTGGAGTGTTAATGTAGAAGCTAATGTTCTGGCAGCTGATCCATTATCTCCTTACATGGCAGTCGTTGACAATGATCAAAAATGTAAGTATATGTACAcgtataaatgaaaaaaagtacacTTGTTCAAGGCTGCTGATGCTTTGAGAGAGCAAATTCTGGCTGAGATGTTGTGGCTAAGTTGTTCATGTCCAGCTGTATAATCGTATATCTGGGGTTTTTAGctttctgcaattttttttaactttttttattcGTTGAAGTTATATTTTTGCAATCAGAGTAGttttatatgaattacaataatAAACTTCTGCACATTTTAATTTTGCGATCATAAAATGAACGGGAAAATAGCAAGAAGATGGTTATTCTGAAAATCACTGGATTTACTgtaactctttttaaaaaacatcttgcatttttaaaaataatcacctGTGTATTTTTATTCCAGTGTATGTCTTTAAGCCTTCAAGTCCAGACATTGTGTATTCCAAGCCCTCTATATCCAAATCCACAGTGTCTTGTGCAATATTCCTACCTCAAAAAAAGAAGAGTTCTAACAAGGGGACACAAGTAGATTGGCAGCAGTCTTCACAGTTGTACTTTTTCAATGAAGAACAGGAACTTCTCTCCATTGTCAGTGAAGAGGAGGAGAGGAAAATGAACACACTGGACTCAGTGAGTGCCTACCATTTACAAGGCCCCCTCCACAGTTAGAATTTGTCTCAA
The window above is part of the Magallana gigas chromosome 10, xbMagGiga1.1, whole genome shotgun sequence genome. Proteins encoded here:
- the LOC105348915 gene encoding WD repeat-containing protein 75, translating into MGEDNLTVVNVSGSSIVKYKPVFSADSKCLFVLSGKNIKVYNVNSGECMHYLIGHYDEVTGALVNPKNKLQLFSSSLDETIILWDSADGVILKRYSLHAPIYGLIGFTKDESNIYVMVRWYPKGVDDKIPTQDHDISEYDPKTGSLTMRLKKVLKRRLVDVGAKGRYLVEGRKKKVIVYDCKTSEIIMHGLKDDFDKEISCVACHPTEDSFVTGCDNGKIIYWWNFLTRNGVVKSTYSWHALPVLDVHFTAEGSQLLSGGHECVLVKWKYNSKEREYLPRLRAPIDHVICSPDNQIFVTCHQDNCVNLISNTFELLNVIDGLSLCHLQSQVLVRRSVRLLYDPRTKALVTNGRVGHLQFYSIEADRQLYNLDIVQENYTSPEDLSKPLYPTEVTNAAFSSHGDWLATVDMWDDGVMTPDIQLKFWKYQVESQEYALNTVVHYPHDKKVVDLKFRPHGDDLDVVHSVVTSSVDWKFKTWTLVDDTDIYRKNSKWVCDSVGYYRDRPAGPLGFSEDGSLLGVGFSSTLTVWDSDTNVLRHCFLTQSNSSNIKHCEFGHHSCCHLLVSLSSDLLCVWNLLTCAVVWSVNVEANVLAADPLSPYMAVVDNDQKLYVFKPSSPDIVYSKPSISKSTVSCAIFLPQKKKSSNKGTQVDWQQSSQLYFFNEEQELLSIVSEEEERKMNTLDSRAIQENLPSTAISVFLGGERKALEDRERQIERSLPSNITKQILDSAPHAQPPVISLCLPFLQSLIGKKQTKRGTEEEDEEEEMDEVKSQDSDSDMEVEQSHNSMKSDSQNPVQENKDFDWLNDLHKSQSKDDLNPVVLRTTDWISELNT